From the genome of Ziziphus jujuba cultivar Dongzao chromosome 6, ASM3175591v1, one region includes:
- the LOC132804286 gene encoding uncharacterized protein LOC132804286: MKMITRISKIPVQSRLFSRAKLRIVSIISIAAIVFIIYAGRIFISDYPQPLEISKNNNDIAHDVLLETLKTKAQIKTTTITRLQIQEEEIEKVHRENMNKNPWIPPWNQTEEERIAWFRRKLPEFDIFKSDDVSQRFHSRVLEFFNPSCDVQFFMTWISPLESFKTREFLAMETLFKTHPGGCLIILSRTMNSIKGYRILKPLLDRGFKVQAVTPDLSFLFKNTPAETWYSEMKMGKRDPGEIPLAQNLSNLMRLAALYKYGGVYLDTDFIVLKPFTALRNSIGVQSVDGVSKNWTRLNNAVLIFDMNHPLLYKFIEEFALTFDGNKWGHNGPYLVTRVVQRLGTRPGYNFNVLPMMAFYPVDWIKIGGLFKKPEDQATSRWVNAKLLQLSGETYGVHLWNKQSSRLKWKSLINMLKHLRRSQKGQN; this comes from the exons ATGAAAATGATCACCAGAATCTCAAAAATTCCGGTCCAAAGCCGGTTATTTAGCCGTGCCAAACTCCGTATCGTCTCCATTATCTCTATTGCTGCCATAGTTTTTATCATCTATGCAGGTCGTATTTTCATCTCTGATTATCCTCAACCCTTAGAAATTTCCAAAAACAACAACGATATTGCTCATGATGTTCTCCTAGAGACTCTCAAAACCAAAGCACAAATCAAGACGACGACCATCACTCGTTTACAAATTCAAGAAGAAGAGATTGAAAAGGTTCACAGAGAAAACATGAATAAGAATCCGTGGATACCACCTTGGAATCAAACGGAGGAAGAAAGGATTGCTTGGTTTCGAAGAAAGCTACCGGAATTCGATATATTCAAGTCGGACGATGTTTCGCAGCGATTCCATAGCCGGGTCTTGGAGTTCTTCAATCCCTCATGTGATGTTCAATTCTTCATGACTTGGATTTCTCCGTTGGAATCTTTCAAAACCAGAGAGTTCCTGGCAATGGAGACTCTGTTCAAAACCCATCCTGGTGGATGTTTGATTATACTTTCAAGGACTATGAACTCCATCAAAGGCTATAGGATCTTAAAACCACTGCTGGACAGGGGTTTCAAAGTTCAAGCTGTGACACCGGACTTGTCGTTTCTTTTCAAGAACACGCCGGCGGAGACATGGTACTCCGAGATGAAGATGGGGAAAAGAGACCCTGGTGAAATTCCATTGGCACAGAATTTATCTAATTTGATGAGACTAGCAGCTCTGTACAAATATGGAGGTGTTTACTTGGACACAGATTTCATAGTTCTAAAGCCTTTCACTGCCCTGAGGAATTCAATTGGAGTACAGAGTGTTGATGGGGTATcaaagaactggaccagattgAACAACGCTGTTTTGATCTTTGATATGAATCATCCACTTCTTTACAAGTTCATAGAGGaatttgctttgacttttgatGGGAATAAATGGGGGCATAATGGACCTTACTTGGTTACCAGGGTTGTTCAGAGATTAGGGACAAGACCTGGTTATAACTTCAATGTGTTGCCGATGATGGCGTTTTATCCAGTTGATTGGATTAAGATTGGTGGACTGTTTAAGAAGCCTGAAGACCAGGCTACATCGAGATGGGTAAATGCAAAGCTGCTACAGCTTAGTGGTGAGACTTATGGAGTTCATCTTTGGAACAAGCAGAGTAGTAGACTG AAATGGAAAAGCCTCATCAACATGTTGAAGCACCTGCGGCGAAGTCAAAAGGGTCAAAATTAA
- the LOC132804287 gene encoding uncharacterized protein LOC132804287 yields MISEITEEEDEEEATCFIDTDAQKQRVRQIIEYQKEQYRSSSSLSSSSASCSSFSASQRSSSLFNLMKTGSTSLRRLFEMEHTSLATYFENYSGSPLIKPIPLWSGDSDQESHIDPWASIKQYRPNVDSEIDDGQNRSASGGNFLDGDFGFVKTKVRIGNRKLTRKKSFRRLPGFGFWRCRGFRFRLKLIRRIKIAIFGRKQKL; encoded by the coding sequence ATGATATCAGAGATAACAGAAGAGGAGGATGAAGAAGAAGCCACTTGCTTTATTGACACAGACGCTCAAAAACAGAGAGTCAGGCAGATAATAGAGTACCAGAAAGAACAATATCGGTCATCATCTTCCTTGTCTTCCTCATCGGCTTCGTGTTCATCCTTCTCTGCATCTCAAAGAAGTAGTAGTTTGTTCAATTTGATGAAAACAGGAAGCACATCTTTAAGGAGATTATTTGAGATGGAACATACTAGTTTGGCCacctattttgaaaattacagtGGGTCCCCTTTGATCAAGCCTATACCTTTATGGAGTGGTGATTCAGATCAAGAAAGTCATATTGATCCATGGGCATCCATCAAGCAGTATAGACCCAACGTCGATTCAGAGATTGATGATGGTCAAAATAGATCTGCTTCGGGTGGTAACTTCTTGGATGGTGATTTTGGCTTTGTTAAGACAAAGGTAAGAATTGGGAATAGGAAATTGACTAGAAAAAAGTCGTTCCGGAGATTGCCCGGATTCGGCTTTTGGAGGTGTAGAGGATTTAGATTCAGATTGAAGTTGATCAGACGGATAAAGATTGCAATTTTTGGAAGAAAACAGAAATTGTAA
- the LOC132804288 gene encoding small ribosomal subunit protein bTHXc: MASLLLGAFPIASQSLGLGSRISFSQSETLASPFSSSTASISVSATTTTTPSVPLVYCGRGDKKTERGKRFNHSYGNARPRNKKKGRGPPRLPVPPSPPRKDKYEDNEVVKIEIDESLFSN, translated from the exons ATGGCGTCGCTGTTACTCGGAGCTTTCCCAATAGCTTCGCAATCTCTTGGTCTCGGCTCTCGCATTTCGTTTTCCCAATCTGAAACCCTAGCCTCGCCGTTTTCATCTTCCACCGCTTCGATTTCAGTCTCCGCCACTACTACCACTACTCCATCGGTCCCCTTAG TGTACTGTGGTAGAGGTGATAAGAAGACTGAAAGAGGAAAGCGTTTCAATCACTCCTATGGCAAt GCGAGGCCGAGGAACAAGAAGAAAGGGAGAGGACCACCAAGGCTACCGGTTCCTCCGTCGCCACCTAGAAAAGATAAGTATGAAGACAATGAAGTTGTGAAGATTGAAATTGATGAATCTCTCTTTTCCAACTAA
- the LOC132804153 gene encoding uncharacterized protein LOC132804153, whose product MASPKKLSCCKTLTSLKRVSQKIFDRWPLLSSFSFVACKTLTSVKKVSQKIFNRWPLLSSFSFVALILIFFADSIFSSNLSHQNAYTINENIFLRTQKAIAKMQFSMQEKVDKLAMLDGEYEIDPMIPPKNVTKGKRIKWFQQKLPEFEILSSTNLSKQFHGRVLEFLNNGCSIQFYMVWLSPARFFGTRDFLSIDTLFYAHPQGCLMIISRTMDSSRGYRILKPLLDRGFKVLAVTPDLPFLVKNTPAEAWLEELKSGKIDPGFIPLSQNLCNLIRLTVLHKYGGVYLDTDMIVLRDFSELKNSVGAQTIDPVSKRWLRLNGAVMVFDIHHPILLDFIEEFSSTFDGNSWGFNGPYLVSRVMKRVGGRRGYNMTVMRPEAFYPVNWSKIHRLFRKPERTAERRWVERTVNELTDEGGKTYAVHLWNKKSKGFKIEEGSVMERLILHHCVICENI is encoded by the coding sequence ATGGCTTCCCCAAAGAAATTATCTTGCTGTAAGACTCTCACCTCTCTGAAAAGAGTGTCCCAAAAAATATTCGATAGATGGCCTCTGttatcttctttctcttttgttgccTGTAAGACTCTCACCTCTGTGAAAAAAGTGTcccaaaaaatattcaatagaTGGCCTCTAttatcttctttctcttttgttgccTTAATCCTTATCTTCTTTGCTGATAGTATTTTCTCTAGTAATCTATCCCACCAAAATGCATACACCATAAACGAGAATATTTTTCTCAGAACCCAGAAAGCGATAGCAAAAATGCAGTTCTCCATGCAAGAAAAGGTTGACAAATTAGCTATGCTAGATGGTGAATATGAGATTGATCCAATGATTCCTCCAAAAAACGTCACGAAAGGCAAAAGAATCAAGTGGTTTCAGCAAAAACTTCCTGAGTTTGAGATACTCAGTTCGACCAATTTGTCGAAGCAATTTCATGGGCGGGTTTTGGAGTTTCTCAACAACGGCTGCAGCATCCAATTCTACATGGTCTGGCTCTCACCGGCAAGGTTCTTTGGAACCAGAGACTTCTTGTCCATTGACACTCTGTTCTATGCACACCCTCAAGGTTGCTTGATGATCATATCAAGAACCATGGATTCATCACGCGGTTAtaggatcctaaaaccattattGGATCGGGGTTTCAAAGTTCTTGCCGTAACTCCAGACTTGCCCTTCCTAGTGAAGAACACCCCAGCTGAAGCTTGGCTTGAAGAGCTGAAAAGCGGCAAGATAGACCCTGGTTTTATCCCATTGTCACAAAACCTCTGCAACCTCATTAGACTTACAGTTTTGCATAAATATGGAGGTGTTTATTTGGACACGGACATGATAGTTCTGAGAGATTTCTCAGAGCTGAAGAATTCAGTCGGAGCACAAACTATAGATCCAGTGTCAAAGCGATGGCTAAGATTGAATGGTGCAGTAATGGTGTTTGATATACATCATCCAATTCTGCTTGATTTCATAGAGGAATTTTCATCAACTTTCGATGGAAACTCATGGGGATTCAATGGACCTTATTTGGTTAGTAGGGTTATGAAGAGAGTTGGAGGGAGACGCGGTTATAACATGACGGTGATGCGGCCGGAGGCGTTTTATCCGGTGAATTGGTCTAAGATTCACAGGCTTTTCAGGAAGCCGGAGAGGACGGCGGAGCGTAGATGGGTGGAAAGGACTGTGAATGAGCTAACTGATGAAGGTGGAAAAACTTATGCAGTGCACTTATGGAATAAGAAAAGCAAAGGGTTTAAGATTGAAGAGGGGAGTGTCATGGAAAGACTAATCTTACATCATTGTGTCATTTGTGAGaacatatag
- the LOC132804276 gene encoding uncharacterized protein LOC132804276, with protein MASQKKIFDKWPLLLTSFPLVAFIFIFYANSMFSNIPPSHQQVYTGKENVKEKIQFPIKQEKVEDLALSDDEYDIDPMIPPENLTKEERHEWFKQRLPQVEILGSTNLTKQFHGRVLEFLSKGCSVQFYMVWLSPAKFFGTRDFLAIDTVFKSHPQGCLMIISRTMDSSRGYRILKPLLDRGFKVLAVTPDLPFLVKNTPAEAWLEGLKSSKIDPGFIPLPQNLANLIRLTVLYKYGGVYLDTDIIILRDFSELRNSIGAQSIDRATKQWTILNNAVMVFDMNHPILLDFMKEFSLTFNGNIWGFNGPFLLTRVMKRVGSDYNVTVLPPEAFYPVDWFKIHRLFKKPEIAAECRWIKSSLNELNGNGGNIYALHLWNKRSKKLKVGEGSVMERLILDHCVICENIYA; from the coding sequence ATGGCTTCCCAAAAGAAAATATTCGATAAATGGCCACTTTTATTAACTTCTTTCCCTCTTGTTGCCTTCATCTTTATCTTCTATGCCAATAGCATGTTCTCTAATATACCACCTTCCCACCAACAGGTATACACCGGAAAGGAGAATGTGAAAGAGAAAATTCAGTTCCCCATAAAACAAGAAAAGGTTGAGGATTTAGCTTTATCAgatgatgaatatgatatcGATCCAATGATTCCTCCAGAAAACCTCACCAAAGAAGAAAGACACGAGTGGTTCAAGCAGAGACTTCCTCAGGTTGAGATACTCGGTTCAACCAACTTGACCAAGCAATTTCATGGCAGAGTTTTGGAGTTTCTCAGTAAGGGCTGCAGCGTCCAATTCTACATGGTCTGGCTCTCACCGGCAAAGTTCTTCGGAACCCGAGATTTCTTGGCCATAGACACCGTGTTCAAATCCCACCCTCAAGGTTGCTTGATGATCATATCAAGAACCATGGATTCATCACGCGGTTAtaggatcctaaaaccattactGGATCGCGGTTTCAAAGTTCTTGCTGTAACTCCAGACTTGCCCTTCCTAGTGAAGAACACCCCAGCTGAAGCTTGGCTTGAAGGACTGAAGAGCAGCAAGATAGACCCTGGTTTTATCCCATTGCCACAAAACCTTGCCAACCTCATTAGACTTACGGTTTTATACAAATATGGAGGTGTTTATTTGGACACAGACATCATAATTCTGAGAGATTTCTCAGAGCTGAGGAATTCAATAGGAGCACAAAGTATAGATCGAGCGACAAAGCAATGGACAATACTGAATAATGCAGTAATGGTGTTTGATATGAACCATCCAATTCTACTTGATTTTATGAAGGAGTTCTCATTAACTTTCAATGGAAACATATGGGGATTCAATGGGCCATTTTTGCTTACTAGGGTTATGAAGAGAGTTGGAAGTGATTATAATGTAACGGTGCTGCCACCGGAGGCGTTTTATCCGGTGGATTGGTTTAAGATTCACAGGCTTTTCAAGAAGCCGGAGATCGCGGCGGAGTGTAGATGGATTAAAAGCTCACTGAATGAGCTCAATGGTAATGGTggaaatatttatgcattgcaCTTATGGAATAAGAGAAGCAAAAAGTTGAAGGTTGGAGAGGGAAGTGTCATGGAAAGACTAATCTTAGATCATTGTGTCATTTGTGAGAACATATATGCCTAG